One segment of Yersinia kristensenii DNA contains the following:
- the macB gene encoding macrolide ABC transporter ATP-binding protein/permease MacB: MTALLELKGIRRSYQYGEETVDVLQDVSLTINAGELVAIIGASGSGKSTLMNILGCLDKPSAGVYRVAGQDVAALDNDALAALRREHFGFIFQRYHLLPHLSAAHNVEVPAVYAGLGKNERRERANMLLTRLGLGERVSYQPNQLSGGQQQRVSIARALMNGGQVILADEPTGALDSHSSVEVMAILKQLQQQGHTVIIVTHDPTVAAQAERIIEIKDGRIMADSGSKTTSNVGTSDAISLTPPAPSWQQLAGRFREALLMAWRAMSANKMRTALTMLGIIIGIASVVSILVVGDAAKQLVLADIRAIGTNTIDIYPGKDFGDDDPSTRQALVYDDMTALKAQSYVSAVSPTIAGSMRLRYGNIDVAASVSGVSEQYFRVYGMKLEQGTAITREQVERQSQVVVIDRNTQRRLFPHLKEVVGQVILIGNMPATIVGVVEEKQSMFGSSKALRVWVPYSTMASRLMGRSYFDSITIRIKEGYSSKEAEQQLVRLLTMRHGKKDIFTYNMDSLLKTAEQTTRTMQLFLTLVAVISLVVGGIGVMNIMLVSVTERTREIGIRMAVGARSSDVMQQFLIEAILVCLVGGALGISLSFAIGLIVEMFLPNWQIAFPPVALFSAFLCSTVIGVVFGYLPARSAARLNPIDALARE; the protein is encoded by the coding sequence ATGACGGCATTGCTTGAATTAAAAGGCATCCGTCGTAGCTATCAGTACGGCGAAGAAACTGTTGATGTATTGCAGGATGTCTCACTGACCATCAATGCGGGTGAGCTGGTGGCGATTATTGGCGCTTCTGGCTCAGGTAAATCGACACTGATGAACATCCTCGGTTGTCTGGACAAACCGAGCGCAGGGGTTTATCGGGTGGCCGGGCAAGATGTTGCAGCCTTAGATAACGACGCACTGGCAGCACTGCGCCGTGAGCATTTCGGTTTCATTTTCCAGCGCTATCACCTGCTACCTCATTTGAGTGCGGCCCATAATGTTGAAGTTCCGGCGGTCTATGCGGGGTTGGGTAAAAATGAACGCCGCGAGCGAGCGAACATGTTGTTAACCCGGCTGGGGCTAGGGGAGCGAGTCAGTTATCAGCCCAATCAATTATCGGGCGGGCAACAACAGCGCGTCAGTATTGCCCGAGCCTTGATGAATGGTGGCCAGGTTATTCTTGCCGATGAGCCAACAGGGGCGCTGGATAGCCATTCCAGTGTTGAAGTCATGGCCATATTAAAACAGCTTCAGCAGCAGGGGCACACGGTCATTATTGTTACCCATGACCCCACTGTTGCGGCTCAGGCTGAGCGGATTATTGAAATCAAAGATGGCCGCATTATGGCCGATTCTGGTTCGAAAACCACGTCAAACGTTGGCACTTCCGATGCAATTAGCCTGACACCACCGGCACCTTCATGGCAACAATTAGCGGGGCGTTTCCGTGAGGCGCTATTAATGGCCTGGCGCGCAATGTCGGCCAACAAAATGCGTACCGCCCTGACTATGTTAGGCATCATTATTGGTATTGCCTCGGTTGTTTCCATCTTGGTGGTTGGGGACGCGGCTAAACAGCTGGTACTGGCGGATATCAGAGCTATCGGCACCAACACGATTGATATTTATCCCGGTAAAGACTTTGGTGACGACGACCCCAGTACGCGGCAGGCATTGGTTTATGACGATATGACTGCGCTAAAAGCACAATCATACGTCAGCGCGGTGTCCCCGACTATCGCGGGTAGTATGCGGTTGCGCTATGGCAATATTGATGTGGCAGCCAGTGTCTCGGGGGTGAGTGAACAATATTTCCGGGTATATGGCATGAAGCTTGAACAAGGTACTGCCATCACCCGCGAGCAGGTTGAGCGTCAGTCACAAGTGGTGGTCATTGACCGCAATACGCAACGCCGGCTGTTTCCTCACCTCAAAGAGGTGGTGGGGCAAGTGATATTGATTGGCAATATGCCCGCTACAATCGTGGGTGTGGTGGAAGAAAAACAATCCATGTTTGGCAGCAGCAAAGCGCTGCGGGTATGGGTGCCCTATAGCACCATGGCGAGCCGGCTGATGGGCCGTTCCTACTTTGATTCGATCACTATTCGGATTAAAGAGGGCTATAGTAGTAAAGAAGCTGAACAGCAGTTGGTCAGATTGCTCACTATGCGCCATGGCAAAAAAGACATATTTACCTACAACATGGATAGCTTACTGAAAACTGCGGAGCAAACTACCCGCACCATGCAGTTGTTCCTCACATTAGTGGCGGTTATTTCACTGGTGGTCGGTGGGATTGGTGTGATGAATATCATGTTGGTCTCGGTCACTGAGCGTACCCGAGAAATAGGGATCCGCATGGCGGTGGGCGCGCGATCCAGTGATGTTATGCAGCAATTTCTCATTGAAGCTATTTTGGTCTGCCTGGTAGGAGGCGCACTCGGTATCTCGCTATCATTTGCCATTGGCTTGATTGTGGAGATGTTTTTACCTAACTGGCAAATTGCTTTCCCACCAGTGGCATTGTTCAGTGCGTTTTTGTGTTCAACTGTGATTGGCGTTGTATTCGGCTATTTACCGGCGCGCAGCGCTGCTCGGTTAAACCCTATTGATGCATTAGCGCGTGAATAG
- the infA gene encoding translation initiation factor IF-1 has product MAKEDNIEMQGTVLDTLPNTMFRVELENGHVVTAHISGKMRKNYIRILTGDKVTVELTPYDLSKGRIVFRSR; this is encoded by the coding sequence ATGGCCAAAGAAGACAATATTGAAATGCAGGGCACCGTTCTTGATACGCTGCCGAACACCATGTTCCGCGTTGAATTGGAAAACGGGCACGTGGTAACCGCTCATATCTCCGGTAAAATGCGTAAAAACTATATCCGCATCCTGACGGGTGACAAAGTCACTGTAGAGCTGACCCCGTACGACCTGAGCAAAGGCCGCATTGTCTTCCGTAGCCGTTAA
- the aat gene encoding leucyl/phenylalanyl-tRNA--protein transferase codes for MRITQLSSQSFAFPSPELALREPNGLLALGGDLSPPRLLAAYERGIFPWFSPGEMILWWSPDPRAVLYPEDLHISRSMRRFLRHCPYQFTINHAFEDVVRACATQRNEGTWIGDDVQQAYCHLHTLGNAHSVEVWLENELVGGLYGISVGSLFCGESMFSRANNASKSALMVFCHHFTHHGGELIDCQVLNAHTASLGAIEIPRNFFLQQLSQLQFSPLPAECWLPQSLNFSSAMQ; via the coding sequence ATGCGTATCACACAACTCTCTTCTCAATCATTTGCATTCCCCTCACCTGAGCTGGCGCTACGCGAACCAAACGGATTGTTGGCCTTAGGAGGGGATTTATCTCCTCCTCGTTTGCTGGCAGCCTATGAACGGGGAATTTTCCCTTGGTTCAGTCCAGGGGAAATGATTTTATGGTGGTCACCCGACCCCCGCGCTGTATTGTACCCAGAAGATTTACATATCAGCCGGAGTATGCGGCGTTTTCTACGCCACTGCCCTTATCAATTTACAATCAACCATGCTTTTGAAGATGTTGTTCGCGCCTGTGCTACTCAGCGTAATGAAGGAACCTGGATTGGCGATGATGTACAGCAAGCCTATTGCCACTTACATACGCTGGGCAATGCTCATTCCGTAGAGGTTTGGTTGGAAAATGAACTGGTTGGTGGTTTGTACGGTATCTCTGTGGGCTCACTCTTTTGTGGTGAATCCATGTTTAGTCGGGCTAATAATGCCTCAAAGAGCGCTTTAATGGTTTTTTGCCATCATTTTACCCATCATGGTGGAGAACTGATTGACTGTCAGGTCCTCAACGCTCACACTGCGTCGCTGGGTGCGATTGAGATCCCACGAAACTTTTTTTTGCAGCAGTTGAGTCAACTCCAGTTTAGTCCACTACCGGCTGAATGCTGGTTACCGCAATCGTTGAATTTTTCATCCGCGATGCAGTAA
- the clpS gene encoding ATP-dependent Clp protease adapter ClpS, whose protein sequence is MGKNNDWLNFEHLVKDKQIEALKPPSMYKVILNNDDYTPMEFVIDVLQKFFSYDIERATQLMLNVHYQGKAICGVFTAEVAETKVAHVNQYARENEHPLLCTLEKA, encoded by the coding sequence ATGGGTAAGAACAACGACTGGCTGAATTTTGAACATTTAGTCAAAGATAAACAAATCGAGGCGCTCAAACCGCCATCTATGTATAAAGTGATACTTAACAACGACGATTACACACCGATGGAATTTGTGATTGACGTTCTGCAAAAGTTCTTTTCTTATGATATTGAACGCGCAACACAACTGATGCTCAATGTGCATTATCAAGGAAAGGCGATTTGTGGTGTTTTTACTGCCGAGGTGGCGGAAACCAAAGTCGCGCATGTAAATCAATACGCCAGGGAGAACGAGCATCCGTTGCTTTGTACGCTGGAAAAAGCCTGA
- the cspD gene encoding cold shock-like protein CspD yields METGTVKWFNNAKGFGFICPEGGGEDIFAHYSTIQMDGYRTLKAGQMVNFDVHEGPKGNHASLIVPLGLDVVLQEAVPQELAALA; encoded by the coding sequence ATGGAGACGGGTACTGTTAAATGGTTCAACAATGCCAAAGGTTTTGGCTTCATTTGCCCTGAGGGCGGCGGCGAAGATATATTCGCTCACTATTCAACTATCCAGATGGATGGCTACCGAACGTTAAAAGCGGGCCAGATGGTTAACTTTGATGTCCATGAGGGGCCAAAAGGGAACCATGCCAGCCTGATTGTTCCACTCGGGTTAGATGTAGTATTGCAAGAAGCCGTACCGCAGGAACTCGCTGCATTGGCCTAA
- the clpA gene encoding ATP-dependent Clp protease ATP-binding subunit ClpA: MLNQELELSLNMAFARAREHRHEFMTVEHLLLALLSNPAAREALEACTVDLVALRQELEAFIEQTTPTLPVSEEERDTQPTLSFQRVLQRAVFHVQSSGRNEVSGANVLVAIFSEQESQAAYLLRKHDVSRLDVVNFISHGARKDEPGQAPNAENPVNEEQVGGEDRMENFTTNLNQLARVGGIDPLIGRDKELERAIQVLCRRRKNNPLLVGESGVGKTAIAEGLAWRIVQGDVPEVMSECTLYSLDIGSLLAGTKYRGDFEKRFKALLKQLENDKDSILFIDEIHTIIGAGAASGGQVDAANLIKPLLSSGKIRVIGSTTYQEFSNIFEKDRALARRFQKIDITEPTPEETVQIINGLKTKYEAHHDVRYTAKAIRAAVELSVKYINDRHLPDKAIDVIDEAGARSRLMPVNKRKKTVNVSDIESVVARIARIPEKTVSASDRDVLKNLSDRLNMLVFGQDKAIDALSEAIKMSRAGLGHEHKPVGSFLFAGPTGVGKTEVTVQLAKALDIELLRFDMSEYMERHTVSRLIGAPPGYVGYDQGGLLTDAVIKHPHAVLLLDEIEKAHPDVFNLLLQVMDNGTLTDNNGRKADFRNVILVMTTNAGVRETQRTSIGFKQQDNSTDALEEIKKVFTPEFRNRLDNIIWFNHLSPAVIQQVVDKFIVELQAQLDAKGVSLEVSEEARNWLSDKGYDKAMGARPMARVIQENLKKPLANELLFGSLVDGGSVTVGLDKEKQQLAYEFQSAQKRKTEGAVH; this comes from the coding sequence ATGCTCAATCAAGAACTTGAACTCAGTCTCAACATGGCTTTCGCCAGAGCGCGTGAGCACAGACACGAGTTTATGACCGTGGAGCACCTGTTGCTGGCATTGCTAAGCAATCCAGCCGCGCGGGAAGCGCTGGAGGCGTGTACGGTTGATCTGGTGGCCTTACGCCAGGAACTGGAAGCGTTTATCGAACAAACCACACCGACCTTGCCGGTGAGTGAAGAAGAGCGCGACACCCAGCCGACGCTCAGTTTCCAACGTGTGCTACAGCGTGCGGTCTTCCACGTCCAATCGTCAGGGCGCAATGAAGTTTCTGGTGCCAACGTATTGGTTGCCATCTTCAGTGAACAAGAGTCTCAGGCGGCTTATCTACTACGTAAGCATGATGTTAGCCGTCTGGATGTAGTGAACTTTATTTCCCACGGCGCCCGTAAGGACGAACCGGGTCAGGCACCGAATGCAGAAAATCCGGTGAATGAAGAACAGGTAGGAGGGGAAGACCGTATGGAGAACTTCACCACCAATCTGAACCAACTGGCCCGCGTTGGCGGCATTGACCCACTTATCGGTCGTGATAAAGAGTTAGAACGTGCGATTCAGGTATTGTGCCGCCGGCGTAAAAATAACCCGCTACTCGTGGGGGAGTCTGGTGTCGGTAAAACCGCCATTGCTGAAGGTTTGGCTTGGCGTATCGTGCAGGGCGATGTTCCTGAAGTCATGTCAGAGTGCACATTATATTCCTTGGATATTGGGTCACTTCTGGCTGGCACCAAATATCGTGGCGATTTTGAAAAACGTTTCAAGGCGCTGCTGAAACAGTTGGAAAATGACAAAGATAGCATCCTGTTTATTGATGAAATTCATACGATTATCGGTGCGGGAGCCGCATCTGGTGGGCAAGTAGATGCCGCTAACCTGATTAAACCCCTGCTTTCCAGCGGTAAAATTCGGGTCATTGGTTCCACTACCTATCAGGAATTCAGCAATATCTTTGAAAAAGATCGTGCGCTGGCTCGGCGTTTCCAGAAAATTGATATTACTGAGCCGACGCCAGAAGAAACTGTTCAGATTATCAACGGCCTGAAAACGAAATATGAAGCGCATCATGATGTGCGTTATACCGCTAAAGCGATACGCGCAGCGGTGGAGTTATCGGTTAAATATATTAATGATCGTCACTTACCAGATAAAGCCATTGATGTGATTGATGAGGCTGGGGCTCGTAGCCGTTTAATGCCAGTCAACAAACGCAAGAAAACGGTTAATGTGTCGGATATCGAATCTGTGGTTGCCCGTATCGCCCGTATTCCGGAAAAAACGGTGTCTGCCAGTGACCGCGATGTGCTGAAAAACCTGAGCGACCGCTTGAATATGTTGGTGTTCGGTCAGGATAAGGCCATCGATGCGTTGTCTGAAGCGATTAAAATGAGCCGCGCGGGTTTGGGGCATGAACACAAACCTGTCGGGTCATTCCTGTTTGCTGGCCCAACTGGGGTCGGGAAAACAGAAGTCACGGTGCAATTGGCCAAAGCGCTCGACATTGAACTGCTGCGCTTTGATATGTCTGAATATATGGAGCGTCATACAGTTAGCCGCTTGATTGGTGCGCCTCCGGGATATGTTGGTTACGATCAAGGTGGTTTGTTGACCGATGCGGTTATCAAACATCCTCATGCAGTTTTGCTGTTGGATGAAATTGAAAAGGCGCACCCGGATGTATTTAACCTGCTATTGCAGGTGATGGATAACGGGACACTGACGGATAACAATGGTCGTAAAGCCGATTTCCGTAACGTTATTCTGGTGATGACTACCAATGCTGGTGTGCGCGAAACACAGCGTACTTCCATTGGTTTTAAACAGCAGGATAACAGTACTGACGCGCTGGAAGAGATCAAAAAAGTGTTTACTCCGGAGTTCCGTAACCGGTTGGATAACATCATTTGGTTCAACCACCTGTCTCCAGCAGTTATCCAGCAAGTCGTTGATAAATTTATTGTTGAGTTGCAGGCGCAATTAGATGCTAAAGGTGTGTCACTGGAAGTCAGTGAAGAAGCACGTAATTGGTTATCTGATAAAGGCTACGACAAGGCGATGGGCGCGCGGCCAATGGCTCGAGTGATTCAGGAAAACCTGAAAAAACCACTGGCAAACGAGTTGTTGTTCGGCTCTTTGGTTGATGGCGGTTCGGTCACTGTTGGGCTGGATAAAGAAAAACAGCAGTTGGCTTATGAGTTCCAAAGTGCGCAAAAACGCAAAACTGAAGGTGCCGTTCACTAA